The genomic window GCAATAGTTTCGCCTGTGACGAATTGTTCTCCCATCAAACGCATGGCCATATCAACGCCTTTACGCACAAGTGGTTCACCACTTTTGCTGAGGATGCGATTTAGAGAAGAGGAGAGTTTGGCTTCATTGTGGGTCGAAACTAACTTGCCTGTGAAGAGTAAACCCCATGTCGCGGCATTGACAAACATTGAGCTACTTTGTCCTAAATGGGATTGCCAGTTTCCTGTGCTTATTTTATCGCGAATTAAAGCATCACGCGTTGCTTTATCTGGGATGCGCAATAATGCTTCAGCAAGGCACATTAATGCGACACCTTCTTGCGAGGAAAGTGAAAATTCTTGTAATAGACCTTGTACTAATCCTGAGCGGCCAATACCATTTTTTTGGTTACGTAGTTTTTCTGCAATTGAATAGGCTAATTTATGCGCGGCATCAGCTTGTTCCGTAGGAAGTTGGGCTTGTTGCAATAGCATTGGGATAGCTTGAGTTTCTGGAATGCGATAAGCAGAGGTAATTGCAGAACGTTTAACTGATTGAGGTAAAATATGTTCAGCGAAATCTAAAAACGGTTGATAATTTGATTCTGCGGGTGATTCTTCTTCAGAGATTTGTTGATCTTTATTTTCTTGTCCTACAGAAATTTCAGGCATAATTTGGTTATTATCAAGCTGTTCAAGATAATTGAAAATGGCTTGTTTGATTAGCCAATGTGGCGTTCGGTCGAGGCGCTGAGCCGCAGCTTTAATACGCTCACGAGTACCTTCATCAAGTCTTACACCCATGGTAGTTGTACTACTCATCCCATTTCCTCTAATAAATAGTTAGCGATAATATTCGGTATATCAAGTTGTGTATTACTGAGGTATTTTTGAACGGATTAAACTTATCTCTTATATACAACTTGTATTAATCTGTGTGTAGAAACAAAAATGTTACACATCAATATCACGATGTTGCAACTTTGTGCAACACAAGCATATCGTCTTTTAAGGAAAGTGTGAAACATATCTTATTTTATGAGCTATTAATTCAGTCAATAAAATAATAAATAAAAAATATCCTTAATATTCATTTTGTTATTTATGTGTTTTCATATTGTAAATATAATTGAACAATTAATTTTCTACACTATTAATTTAACATTTGTGATATATCTATCGGTATTAGAATAAAATTGCGTTAATTTCTTGTTAAATCCCGCTAGTTTTGTATAGCATGTAATCGTAGTCGCTTTTCAGAAAGTGCAACACTGAGTAAACACAACACACAATAAAATAAATGATTAAAATTGGCGTGAATGCAATTTTGTGTAACAAACTAATTTTGCAAAATGCTAAAAAAATTGAAGATTAAATCAAAAAACTATTTTATAAATATAACTTTACCCAAAGCATATCGAGTTCAATTAGGTCGATTAATAAAATGATTCCTCAAGTACATAAGTACCTAGATATCTATTGCTTGAATAACTGAATATCAATCTACGTAATAAAACTTGAAATATTGGGTTCACTCTATGGAGAAGACGGATGACAGTAAGCAACCCAATGCTCATTATGTTCATCGTATATATTGCAGGTATGTTACTTATTGGCTATTTAGCCTATCGTTCAACAAAAAACTTTGATGATTATATTTTAGGGGGGCGAAGTTTAGGTAGTGTCGTCACTGCATTATCGGCAGGTGCTTCTGATATGAGTGGCTGGCTATTAATGGGGTTGCCTGGCGCAATTTTCTTAGCGGGAATATCAGAAAGCTGGATTGCTATCGGATTGACAATAGGTGCTTATCTTAACTGGTTATTTGTTGCTGGCCGCTTACGGGTTCAAACTGAAAAAAATGATAACGCATTAACGTTGCCAGATTATTTCACAAATCGTTTTGAAGATAATAGTAAATTACTACGTATTATTTCTGCTGTTGTTATTTTAGTTTTCTTTACTATTTATTGTGCTTCGGGTGTGGTCGCTGGCGGATTATTATTTGAAAGTACTTTTAATATTAGCTATGAAAAAGCCATGTGGTTAGGTGCATTAGCAACTATTGCTTATACTTTTCTTGGTGGTTTTCTCGCTGTAAGTTGGACGGATACTGTCCAAGCTTCATTAATGATCTTTGCCCTTATTTTAACACCAATTGTTGTTATTCTTTCTTTAGGTGGTTTAGACACCTCAATCGAAATTATTAAAGCCAAAAACCCAGAATACCTAGATTTATTTAAAGGACTAAACTTTGTGGCGATTATTTCGTTATTAGGTTGGGGATTGGGTTATTTCGGGCAACCTCATATTCTTGCGCGTTTCATGGCTGCTGATTCACATAGAACTATTCGTTCTGCACGCCGTATTAGTATGACATGGATGATTTTATGTTTAGGTGGAACGACAGCGGTAGGTTTCTTTGGTATTGCCTATTTTCAAATGAACCCGGAATTATCTGCATCAGTTATGGGGAATAATGAGCGGATTTTTATGGAATTAGCGGGGCTATTATTTAATCCATGGATTGCAGGTATTTTATTATCCGCTATTTTAGCTGCCGTAATGAGTACATTAAGTTGCCAATTATTAGTGTGCGCGAGTGCATTAACAGAAGATTTATATAAGCCATTTATCCGTAAAAAAGCGAGCCAAAAAGAACTGGTGTGGGTTGGCCGATTTATGGTTCTATTAGTTGCAGCGATTGCTATTTATATTGCTCGAGATCCAAACAGTAAAGTTTTATCTTTAGTCAGTAATGCATGGGCAGGATTTGGAGCCGCATTTGGCCCGGTTGTCTTATTATCTGTCATGTGGAAACGTATGACTCGTACAGGCGCATTAGCGGGTATGCTTGTTGGTGCAATTACTGTTTTAGTTTGGATGAAATTCAAATGGTTTGGTTTATATGAGATTATTCCAGGCTTTATTTTCGCATCACTGGCAATTTATATTGTCAGCTTAATAACGAAAGCGCCTAGCGCACAAGCACAAGCGCGATTTGCAGAAGCAGAAGCGGAATATAAAACCAAATAGCGTGATTTAATTGAAAAACTAAAAATAAGAAAGCCGAATTATCGGCTTTTCTTATTTTTGCTATTTAATTCTATTATTTAGCAGCTAGATTATGTTTGCGTTTTTTAACACATAGATAGCCGATAAATAAAATAATAAACCAGACTGGCGTGGCGATTAGCGCTTGTCTTGTATCATGTTGAAATGCTAACAACACGACCATAAACGCAAAGAAAATAAGGCAAATCCACGACATAATAATACCCGCAGGCATTTTATAATGAGAGGCTTCATGGAGATGTGGACGGTGTTTTCTAAATTTCAAATAGCTAATTAAAATCATACTCCAAATGAACATAAATAAGATTGCTGATACTGTCGTAACAAGGGTAAAAGCATGCATGATATTTGGGATAAAATAGATCAGTACAATACCGAAGCTAAGGCAAATACAGGTAAAAATAAGCCCAGTTGCAGGTACCGCTTTCTTAGAAAGTCGACTAAATTGTTTTGGTGCTTCCCCTTCTTTTGATAGCCCAAATAACATTCTGCTGGTAGAGAATACGCCACTATTTGCAGATGATGCAGCTGAGGTTAGAACGACAAAGTTCACAATACTCGCAGCAGCAGGTAAGCTTATCAGAACAAACATTTCTACAAATGGGCTTTTATCGGCCAAAATGGTTCGCCATGGCGTGACAGCCATAATGACAATAAGTGATAAGACATAAAATGCAATGATCCTAAATGGGATTGCATTAATTGCTTTTGGTAATGATTTTTTAGGATCACGGGTTTCGGCAGCAGCGGTTCCTACAAGCTCGATTCCCACAAAGGCAAATATAGCAATTTGGAAGCCAGCAAAAAAGCCGCTTAATCCCATAGGAAACATTCCGCCATCATTCCAGAGGTTATTTAATGATGCAGTATGACCCGATGGAGATTGGAAATGGATGATAATTAAAGTACTTCCAACCGCAATTAACGCAATGATGGCAATAATCTTGATCATAGCAAACCAGAACTCAAGTTCACCAAATAACCTTACAGAGACTAAGTTTAAGGTCAGTAAAGTTACTACACAGATAAAAGACGTTACCCATTCAGGGAAGTTGGGTAGCCAAAAGCTGACATAAGAAGTAATGGCGACAATATCGGCAATACCTGTTATTACCCAACAAAACCAATATGTCCAGCCTACAAAAAAGCCAGCCCAAGGCCCAATCAAATCAGCAGAGAAATCACTAAAAGATTTATAGTTTAAATTGGAAAGTAATAGCTCCCCCATTGCTCGCATAACAAAAAACAGCATAAATCCGATTATCATGTAAACAAAGATAATAGAAGGACCAGCAAGAGAGATAGTTTTTCCTGAGCCCATAAAAAGCCCAGTACCGATAGCACCACCAATAGCAATAAGTTGAATATGCCGGTTGGTCAAACTACGTTTTAGCTGATTGCCATCAGCAGAAGAACGTGTAGAGTTAAAGGATTGATTTTCTTCCATATGTTTTCTATCCAAGGAGGTTGTTGGTGCGGCCACAGTATATTTTTAATTGTGTGGCTGTGTTTGCATGAAATATTGTGACATAAATCTCAATTATAGTAAGGAAAACTTACCGCATTGTAAGTAGAGTGGCGATAACTTAATCCGATATTAACCATAAATTAACATTAATAACTAAAAATTAATTAACTCATTAAAAATAGCAGAATAATATTGACTGTGCCAAATTCGAGGAGTTAAATGTACGCCGTTGGGTTGTTAGCTCAGTTGGTAGAGCAGTTGACTCTTAATCGATTGGTCGCTGGTTCAAGTCCAGCAGGGGCCACCAAATTTTAGCTGTTAAATCAGCGCATTAAGCCACTTCTTAGCAAGTGGCTTTTTTGTATCTAAAGTTAAGTGTCTCAAAAGTGTCTCAATGATTTTTTATAGTAAATCTTCTAAGAGGGGTATATGGAACAAAATCTATTGTTTAAAGTAGGTGAGATTAAAACATTTCGTTCTTCGTTCGTGTCTGAAACAGAAAATAAAATTAACGAATTATTATTAACGAAAGAATGGGTTTTAATTAGCTGTGTTGGCGGAACTGATAGAGATGGTTATCCTATACATGAATGGTGTCTAGGAAAAATATCTGATTGATTTCAGTTTTTCATTTCTTCTAAAGCCGCATGGTTGCTGGCTTTCTTAAATTACGCGGTTGATATCGCGATCCAATGAAAGCCACGTAAAATAGAAATTTCTTTTATATTTCATTGTGTTATATTTTTTGCGCGATCCATCCCGTGATCTAAAAACTGAAATCTACTGAAAATCTTTTCACGCATTTCAGTTTGAGATTTTCGGCAACTCCCTAGTATTGGCGCGGCTTGGCGATATGTTTTGTAGAATTTTAAAACTGAAATAATTTTTAGATCCAAATTGTGCAGGCGGGTGCGGTGTAGTGCGTTTTACGTGGTGAAAACTTTTATTTTGTGGGCGCAGTGATTCGCCAGCGCTATGCTGTGGACATGATCCATTTCAATGATTAGGTTCTGTTAGATAATGATTGGTGTGCGCAGTGGGGCGTGTGGGCGGTTTGCTGAGGTGGATATATTAAAGGCTACTGATGGTCAGTCAGTAGCCTTAGTTACGTCTTCGTTATTACAAGAATGAACGAATCAATTTTAGTACAGCTGTAACAGCTTCTAAAACGATGATCAGAGTATCAAATACTTCTTTCATCCGCTTACTCCTTAAAATTAAGGAGTGCGATTAACCTAGCATCACCCATACACTGCCTGTCAGACTAGGCCTCATCTAGTGTTAGTTGAAGAGTGTCGCACAACTTGGCTAGGGTATTAAGTCGGCACCACCCGTCACATAATCAGGACTTTCACTTTCCGTATAAATACGAAATGTAGAATTCCGTTTCCACTAATCAAAAAGAATACTTTTTGATGTGCATAAAGACCATGCTAACGACACTCATCTAACAATTCACAATTATAGGGAGAATTTGAAATGGATCAATCGATTAAATTTGATAATGTTAAAAACAAAAAACCCAACTGGTGAGGTTGAGTTTCTTTATTTTTCAAGCGAATACTTAATGTATTTCACCCTTAGCGGTATAAGGGGGCGCTTAATATAGCGCAACACTCTTCAACTAACGATAAAGAGTTTAATACTTTTGTTATTAAATCTCAACCAATGACGGGCGAATACTTTTCTTTCAAGCTGTCTGATTTGCTGCCAGTGCCCTTGATAACAGCCGCGTTCAGTGGCTCACCTGTATTGTGATGGGTATGTACTGCTGTGAGTTCAGCTAGCTCTTTGACAACGTCGAGTGTGTCCAGCATTAACATTGCAACGTTGATTTCTTGGCTACCAATCCAAACAACGGGGGCAATGATTTGTTGCTGTTCGCCTGCGATACTTTGTTTTATCTGACCAACTTTCTCTATTAGCTTCTGTCCAATTTCTACAGTGGCATTCTGGCCAACATCAACAGTCATGTCTTTTTCGATACTGGCGACATAATTTGATGATGTTGCGATTGAGTAGTCACCCTCGGACAATTGCTGGATTGCCCCGGCTAATAATTTCTTTGTGCCAAGCACGGTTAATGTGTCGTTGGCCTGTACTGTTGTTTCCCTTGCGACCAGTTCGCGCTGTTCTTTGTCCGCTTTGATAGTTCGGAGCATTGATGCTTCATTAATGCTCTGGTCAGTTTCACGATTCCAACTACCGTCTTGTGTTACGCGCTGAAAAACTTCTTTGCGCTGTTGCTGCAATTGTTCCCCGGGTTGTATGTCCGGTAGGGTATTATTTTGGCTGAGGGTTTGCCGGATAAACGGTTTATCTGGCCTGCCACCTTCAAACGCTATCTCAACTAATGTTCCCTCCGGTGGAAACTGAAACATTCCACTCTCACCGCCTGCCATTGGCAAAGGCAAAGGTACAGCTTTATAAGCAGGTGCAGCGGATTCACTACCATCACCATCTAACAATTGCACGTCAACGGCATATTTTGGGCGGAATGGATCAGACATATCACCGGCACGAACTGATTCACTCGGTGATTCAATTCGGGCAAATTTGGGTAAATGTAATCCTGCTGATAATTCGGGGTAAGCTTTATCAATTTGTTTTTGAATTGGGGTTTTATTGTCGGCTTTACCTGTGAGTGGGTTTACCGCTTCCCAATATAAGGTGATATCGTCATTTTCAAGTTGGATTTTATTAACGCGCTGATTGTTTACCACTGTTCCAGCACGTAAAGCTGGGATTAATGGATAAGTGGCGCTGTTACCTGCGGCTTGGCTTTTTGAGAATTCTGCGGGTATTTCGTGGTGATTGCTGTGAAACATGGAATCCGACCAACTGCCGACAAAGACTTTTCCATCAGGCATTTGGTACCAGACATAATCATTGATGCTGAAAACTGCCCCTAAATTGGCTAATAACTGAAAGCCTGTGCCATTGTGGGTAAAATGGGGAATAGGTGTATTAATGTATTTGGCATCGGGTAAAAGAAAGGTTAACCCGCTATTATCTTGTAAAGAGTCAGTGATGGTTTTTAGTGTGGGGTGCTGAAAAGAGCATGGCCACATTTTATCAAATACCCCAACCAATTCCCGAATAAATAGTTTTTGAAAGCCATTATCGGCAGGCTGTGCGCGTTCAACATATCCGGTAAAATAGCGATAAAGCGAATCTGTATAACCTGTGTCAAAGCGAACTAATTTACCTGTGTAATCATTATTTGTTTCAACCGTTAAAAAGCCACGACCACAGGCCGATAGTTCCAGTATGATTTTAGCGTCAACAATATGGACTTCATCACTTGATAAATAACAGCGGCTAATTGGTTTCATTATTATTTATTCCCAAAATCATTAATTGGTTTCAAAACCGTACTTTCAAACCATGTTAATTCGTCTTTTTCTTCTTTTGCTGCGCTTGTTGGCGCCTTCGGGTTGCCTGTTTGCTTTTTCGCTTGTACTTGGCCTGCTGCTCGCGCGTCTTTTTTCTCTGAAACAGACAGATGTTCTCTGAGCGTAAAGGTGATTTGCCAAGCCTGT from Providencia sneebia DSM 19967 includes these protein-coding regions:
- the putP gene encoding sodium/proline symporter PutP; its protein translation is MTVSNPMLIMFIVYIAGMLLIGYLAYRSTKNFDDYILGGRSLGSVVTALSAGASDMSGWLLMGLPGAIFLAGISESWIAIGLTIGAYLNWLFVAGRLRVQTEKNDNALTLPDYFTNRFEDNSKLLRIISAVVILVFFTIYCASGVVAGGLLFESTFNISYEKAMWLGALATIAYTFLGGFLAVSWTDTVQASLMIFALILTPIVVILSLGGLDTSIEIIKAKNPEYLDLFKGLNFVAIISLLGWGLGYFGQPHILARFMAADSHRTIRSARRISMTWMILCLGGTTAVGFFGIAYFQMNPELSASVMGNNERIFMELAGLLFNPWIAGILLSAILAAVMSTLSCQLLVCASALTEDLYKPFIRKKASQKELVWVGRFMVLLVAAIAIYIARDPNSKVLSLVSNAWAGFGAAFGPVVLLSVMWKRMTRTGALAGMLVGAITVLVWMKFKWFGLYEIIPGFIFASLAIYIVSLITKAPSAQAQARFAEAEAEYKTK
- the cycA gene encoding D-serine/D-alanine/glycine transporter, with the translated sequence MEENQSFNSTRSSADGNQLKRSLTNRHIQLIAIGGAIGTGLFMGSGKTISLAGPSIIFVYMIIGFMLFFVMRAMGELLLSNLNYKSFSDFSADLIGPWAGFFVGWTYWFCWVITGIADIVAITSYVSFWLPNFPEWVTSFICVVTLLTLNLVSVRLFGELEFWFAMIKIIAIIALIAVGSTLIIIHFQSPSGHTASLNNLWNDGGMFPMGLSGFFAGFQIAIFAFVGIELVGTAAAETRDPKKSLPKAINAIPFRIIAFYVLSLIVIMAVTPWRTILADKSPFVEMFVLISLPAAASIVNFVVLTSAASSANSGVFSTSRMLFGLSKEGEAPKQFSRLSKKAVPATGLIFTCICLSFGIVLIYFIPNIMHAFTLVTTVSAILFMFIWSMILISYLKFRKHRPHLHEASHYKMPAGIIMSWICLIFFAFMVVLLAFQHDTRQALIATPVWFIILFIGYLCVKKRKHNLAAK